The Tolypothrix sp. PCC 7712 region ATCAGAGATGGTGAGTCAATAGGAATAATGACAGCAACACATGTATTTAACCACTCTCGTACCGTTGCTGCATCAGAAGTACTCGAATCCATTAGTCTACCACCTTGGTAATCCAAAAATTCCAATTGAAAAAGCATTTGCTCATTCGAGTACATTTGAAATAAAAAGGTACGTAATACATTCGTGGGTGCAATTGCATCACCAAAAATATATTCAGTTGCACATTTCAAGTTATCTTCTGCTTTACTCAGAAGTTGAGATGTTAGATCATTTCCAGGTTTTATTTGGAATTGATAATTTCCAGCAAGCTCTTTTTGAGTTGCTCTGTACATAGAAGCTAAAAGACTTGTCTTACCAACTCGTTGATAACCAAGCATTAAAACTCTAAAAGTAGTCATAATACACCTTCCAAATTGCAGATTCGCTGTAATTTCGTTATAGAGTTTCTCGCTTGCTCCACGGCGTTAGATAATTTGTCTCTCAACTCAATCTCTTGCTCAAGTTTTCCGAAATCTTCTGCCCAAATTTTTCTTTTATGGGGTTCTAGAAAGTCTTGCCATTCACCTGAAACAATTCCTCTACCCTGTTCGTCCGAAGCATAAAATACTAAATCAATAAACTCCTCCAAAGCTGCTAGCACAGCATTATTTGGAGAAAAGTCATCTGTAGCATCTCCACCAAGCAAAGCAAGTAGCTTAGACTTAGCTGATATACAGCTTGCTTCTAGAGCTTGGTAAAATAATTCTGCTGTTACTGGTTTGCTGGAATTACTGCTGTCTGGTTTTAAATTATTTTTCCGGGGATCTAGAATTTCTAGCCCTTCATAAATCTTAACTCTAATTAACCAAAAGTAAGCTAATTCAAATTCTTTGAGCATTTGAAATGCTAACTTGAGCATTGGACAAGTTTTTGGAATTAAATGATAAATATTTTCAATGAAATCACTGCCCTCTCTGTTTGATAACCTGTCTAATCCAATTTTATGGAACTCATCTGCAACAATCTTTTTTAATTCATCTACCAATGGACTAAGATGAATATCAAGGTCTTGAAAGTGCCGCCATCCTTGTACACGAAGTTCTCCTAATATTTCTATAAATACTTTGTCGTAGGTTTCTTTCGGCGTTCTTCGTAACTCAATTTCTGGTGCAGAAGGAATGCTAAACTCAAGAGCATTGACCTTATCTCTCACTATTTTCTTAACTGATGAAATATCTTGCCTGTTAAAAAAATACTGTTGCATTTGCTTGAATGCATTACTCAGTTTTGGCACAAAGTCCTTCTCGAACAGTTTTCTGTATTTTTGGCTAGAAATGTCTATATTTCCAGATGATTCTACGTTAATTCTATGCAGAATATCAGAGGTCTGGGCACATTGTTCAAGAATACTATTAAACCTATGTTGTGTGTCATCCCAATCAAGAGAAGAAATTTTTTCAGCTAAATAATTAATAGTGGGATCGACTACTTGAGATTGAACTTGCTCAGGCTTAGAGCAATTAGCAACGAAAACTTTAGCGAAAGTTAAAGTCCACTCAGCTAGCTTATCTGGCTGAGAAAGTCTTTGACAAGCTTGAGAGTTATTACCGTCGTCGTTTAGCACTAATAGACATCTCTTATCCGCCTGTCCAATTCCTTTCTGCATTAGACTGAAAAAGTTAGTGTGCCTCGCCTGATAAGTAAATTCGTTAGGTCTTGGGAGAATAAGACAAATTACAATATCTGCACTTTTACGAAGGATTTCTACCAAGTTCTCTTCTTCTCTACTTCGTAATTCTCCCAACCCAGGAGTATCTAACAAAGCAATTTGACCAACATCATGATTGGGAAATTTTGTATATATTATGGCATTTTTTACAGACCGATATATATCAATCGGTTGTTTATTTATATCTACCTGAGCAATGTATTGCCGAATATTATTCTCTGCAACTTTTATCGGCTTTTGGTTTAAGTAATTTTTATATTTAGAGTATTTTTCATAATATGCTAAAAGACGCTTGTACTTTGTCTGTTCGACTGCATCTTGTATTGGAAACGAAGGTTGCTTCCATGCGTCCAAACTTATTGGCTTATCTGTTAAGTTTAATTCACTGTAATAAGGTTGAATTACTTCCTTAAGGAAAACATCACTAGAGTAAAACTCTATCTCTCCATAGGTTTCAGTACTTTCATGATTATAAATGGTAGATGATGCACCTGTGCATAATTCTTCTGATGAAGGAATTACCTCCTCCCTTAGTTCAGTAACTGCACGGATAAAAGTGCTTTTTCCTTCCTTTGGAAGACCAGCCACAGCAATTTTTAGAGGGGGTTTAGAGAAACGTTCGTATAAGTAAAAAAGATGTTCTAGCTGAGAATTTAGAGTTGACTGAATGTCTTTAGTAACAATAATTTCATTTATTGCAATTTTCTTGAGATTTTCAGAAGATGCACTAAGTCTCCGATACTCTGGAATCAAGTCTTCAAGTAAGCTCAACGCTGATAATAGTTCTTGAACATAGTTACGTGCTTGGTCAATTTTTTGAGACAAAGGTTTGCGTTTCTCAAGTATCTCAGCTATGCGTTCCCTTCTAGTAGGAGGTTGATTTTCACCTATTTCACTCATACTTTCTTATCCGCCTTAATAATTGAGTATTATTTTACACACTCAATTCGAGTTATAGCTGATTATACTTAAAATGTAAATATTCAAAAGTGCCATGCCAGCTAATACTTCACAAAGAGCGAATTGCGTTAGCTCCTAAAAGCAAGAGATAAGCTGTTCCATATTTAACTTGCATATATTGGGCGGGCAAGATGCCCACCCCACAATAAATATATAATTTCAGATTATGCAAACTAGATGTGGTTTAGCTTACTATATCTTTGAAGCAAGCACAGACAGAAATACCATTACTTAATTCTGATGAATTTGTTCCTAATACGATAGTTAAAAATTTAACTTCTAATATTGGGTATTAATTAAACCTACTGTCACTTTCCGGTATGGTGATGCCTAGAAGCCTTATGAGGTAATCAATACAAGCTATACTTTTAGAAAAAAATGGGTCTTGTATTTGTTATTAGAAAAGAATCGCGCGATCGCTTGCTATATAGAAGCTCTAGAATTCAGCAATGGCAAATGTTTTCGGGGTGCAACAGAATAGGGATAAATAAACAGGACATTTGAAATCGCATTAAAGCCCGAAATACAATCCTTTTGACTTTTGACTTCCGCGCAGAGGTACTAGGAATTTATGTGATTGCCTCCCATCTGTGCAGCTTCTCATGGTGTGTGGATTTAAGGAACATATTCTTGTGGGGAGCCTTAACATCAATCATCTTGATGTAATTTCAGGTTCTACAGTTTTCTTGCTCCTAAAGTCTAAAAGAGTTATAGAACCTGATGGTAATCTTTACATTGCAATTTTAGGAAAGCTCGGGTGGTCTGAGATTTGTAAAGTTGGTTGCACCATAATGGTTGTCGATCATTTTGGCTGAAGTTCCAGTCCATCTACCAATCGCAGTGCTATTAATATGTGCTTCCACACATAAACTAATAAAGGTATGTCGTGTCTGGTAGCTTTTACGATAAGGGACATTACACTTATCTAAGATTGACTTCCATGCACGATTAGCAAAGTTGTGATGGTCAATAAATTTTCCTTTCGGACTTATAAACAGTAGAGATTCAGGGTTATCTCCCTCAGGTCTAATTTCATCTAAAATTGCTTTTACCTCTGCATTAATTGGAAAATCCCGTTTTCTTTGGGTTTTCAGTCCTTCTTTGAGGACTAAGCCATCTTCAGAGACAACAACAGATTCTCGAAACTGAATCACACTATTAGTAATGTTCCTCCATTTCAAAGCAACTGCTTCCGATGGTCTGCACCCCGTGAAGAAAAGGAAGCGCACATAGTTCGTGTAATGGCTATAGTAGCGATCGCTAGCGAAAGTGCTAATAATTAAATCTCTCTCTTCCTTGGTAAAAGGATTAACGTCCTGTTCCTCGGAAGTACCCTTAGGGACTTTGATTTTCATAGTGGCAAAAGGGTTAGTGTCGATTAATCCCTCATCCATTGCCCAATTACAGCAAGCTTTCAGTTGGGTTAAGCACCGCTTTGCCGCATCTGGAGTGAGATTCGATAACAGATGATCTCGAATAGCAGATGCCTCATCTAGCGATCGCGTAGGTAACTTAGCAATGTGATTACGGTGCTTAGAGAAGTCTTTGGCATAAGTACTGGGGCTAACTTGCGGTTTTTTAAATTCACTATACTTGTCCCAAAGTTCGTCTAATTGAGGTTGAGACTTTCTAATGGGTGTAATGGGTGTAATCGTGCTTAAAGCAGATTGAGCTTGGTACTTCTCTAGAGTGAGGTCTAATCGTTCACAGAGTATATCTTTCTCTATCTCGGATGCCTTCATCTCTGCCAATTTGCGGTTAGCGGGAGTATCAGCTAAACCCGTAGAGATGTAATAACGCTTGCCTTGATATCTAAATCGTAATTGCAACCGTTCATTAGAGTTAATGATCGATACAGAACCCTTAGATGCTCGTCCTGTAGGAGTTTTGGAGAACATAGGTTTACAAGGTGTAATTACTCCTCTACTCTAGCTCTTTTACACCCAATTTACACCCAATTTGTCTCTAAAGGTATCCAAAAATGTCCAAAATTGGCATACAAAATAGAACATATGTTCTATATCTATCAGGACTTAGAAACAATAAAACCCTTGAAATTCAATGATTTCAAGGGTTTTTTGATTATGCCAGGAACCAGACTTGAACTGGTGACACGAGGATTTTCAGTCCTCTGCTCTACCGACTGAGCTATCCCGGCGGGCGCTTTTGTTAGCCACGATTAATAAATGTAGCAAACTTATAACGATTGTGCAAGGGCAAAACGGAAAAAAGTTTTATGCTGCTTTCATTGTCAACTTGATCCAGACGAAAACAGCGACAAATACGAGAAACTGAACCAGGACGATACTGGGGCCAGAGGCTAAGTTAAATAGTCCTGAAACTATCATGCCGACAACGCTGCTACTAGAACCGATAATCACTGACAAGATTAGGAAGCGGCTAAAATGGTGACTCATTAATTTAGCAGTGGCAGCAGGAATTACCAAAAAGGCGTTTACTAGCAATACGCCAACAGCTTTGATGGCTACAGCTACAGCTAAGGAGAGCAATATCACAAATCCATAGCGGTGCAACTGGACTGGAATGCCTTGTACCTGGGCTACATCTGCGTTGAGAGTCAATAAAATTTGCTGTTGCAGGGTTGATAACAAGAAAATACTGCTGCCTAGGAGTAAAAGCAGGGTTAACATTAAATCCGTGCCATCAATTGCCAGAATATCGCCAAATAACACGCCCATCAAATTACCGCGATAGCCTTTGATGAGGCTGGTGAGAATCACACCGATCGCTAATGCTCCTGAGAGAACTATACTAAGTACGCTATCGCTCGCTAAATCGGTTTTGTCGATTAAATAGAGGACAATCACACCGAAAACTAAGGTAAATGGCAGCAACATCCATGTAGGATTTAACTGAAGCAATACTCCTAATGCCACACCGACTAAGGCTGCATGACCAACCGCATGGCTAAAAAAGGAAAGCTGGCGCAAGGTAACAAAACAGCCTAATAAACCACCAAGTATTCCCATCATCACAGCACCTGCGATCGCACGCTGCATAAAGGGAAACTGTAACAATTTCACCAAGTCCTGAGCATCGCTGACAGCTAGCCAAGTTATCTGGCAATCTGTGAATAAATTCATTTGTAAGCTTTTTAACTGATTAGCCTTTTATTTATCACAGATTGCTCGGTAATTTTATTATTTTTGAATTGTGCATTGATTTAGTGGTGATGTTGATAACGACTGAAACCAGGCCCATAGGTTGCTAATAGGTTTTGCGGTGAAAGTGCAATTTCTGGTTTTCCAGTACAAACCACAGTTTGATTCAGGCAAAGAATGCGATCGCAATGGCGGCTGACCATATCAATATCATGAGAAACTTGCAATATTGTCCAACCTTCCTGTTGCTTTAACTCATTTAATAAAATATAAAAATCTGCTGCACCTTGTACATCAACTCCGGCGAAGGCTTCATCTAGTACCAAGAGTTTGCGAGGTGTTACTAAACAATAAGCTAATAATACTCGCTTGAGTTGACCACCGCTCAAAGTTCCGATAGCTTGATTGCGTAGATGATAAGCGTCAGTTCGCTTTAAAGCTTGCGCGATCGCTGCTGATTTATCTGGTTCTTTTCTCAATAATTTTTTGAATAATGAACCTTTTTTTTGTTTTTGTCTAAAAGTTCTCATCCACCCCAGTCCTACCAATTCGCTGACGGAAATGGGAAAGCTGCGATCAAAAATCAAATTTTGCGGCATGTAGCCTAATAACTGGCGTAAATTCCCTAAATTTTTGATTGGTTGACCAAATATTTCTACATAGCCATTACTGTGAGGAATTAAATTTAAAATAGCTTTTACTAAAGTACTTTTACCTGCACCATTTGGCCCCACTATAGCTGTATCTGTGCCAGGAAATAATTCAAAAGAAACATCTCTTAAGGCTAAGTAATTGCCTTGGTATACAGTTAATCCTTCTACTTTTAAAACAGGGGAGGTTATTGCTTGTTGGTCATTTAGCATAGATGATTGAGGATTGGGGATTGGGGAACTCGGGGCCCCCTCTGGGGATAAGGGGTAATGGGGACTGGGGATTGGGGAACTCGGGGCCCCCTCTGGGGATAAGGGGTAATGGGGATTGGGGACTGGGGAATTGGCAAGGCAGGGAGTAGGGGGAAATTGTTAACTCCAATTACCAATTACCAATTACCAATTACCCAATAACAAATGACAAATGACAAATGACAAACCACTATTTACAAGCTGTCGACAAGTTTTGCAAATTAGCTTTCATCGCCTGGAAATAATGTTGCGGATCTGTCTCACCATTTTCTAAAGAATCTAGGGTTTGCAAATTTAACTTTAAGTCTTGAGATAGACTTTTCAGTAATTTGTTATCGATTCCTGGTTCGCTGAATAAGGCTTTAACTTTATATTTTTTTACTGCATTAACTGCATTTTGTACATCGCTTGGTGAAAGTTGGTCTTCCGGGATTTCTACGACTGCAAGTTGCTTAAGGTTATAACGTTGGGCTAAATATGGAAAGGCATCATGAAAGGTGATAAAGGTGCAGTTAGGATTTTTCTGCAAAGTTTGTTGAAATTCGCTATTTAAGCTGTCTAATTTTTGGATATAAGCTGTGGCGTTCGCTTCGTAGGTAGCTTTATTTTTGGGATCGGCTGCAATCAATCCATCCCGGATATTTGTTACTTGCTGTTTTGCCAAAACTGGATCTAGCCAAACGTGAGGATTACCCTCAGTATGTTCGTGATCGTGGTCTTTTTCCTCTTTCCCTGTGCTGACGATGGGAGAAATCTCTGCGAGAGGTTTAATCCCTTTACTGGCATCAATTTCAGTTAATTTGGGATTTTGGGCATTTTTGACAGTTTGTTCGAGAAATTCTTCTAAGCCTAAACCATTTTTGACTAGTACATTAGCAGTGGCGATCGCTTTGACATTTTCTGGTTTGGCTTGATACTCATGAACCTCCGTACCTGGGGGTACTAAAATTTCTACCTCTGCTGCATCCCCAGCCACAGCTTTTGTAAACAAATACATTGGTAAAAATGTCGTTACTACTTTAGTTTTTTTAGCAGGCGGCGATACATTAGATGCTGCTTGCTGATTTGCAGGTGATTGGTTACAACCAGAAGCAATGGATAGCATTACCAGAGCAATTAAAGGCAGAATACCATTTCTTTGTCTGCCTATTTTAGGTTCTATATGATTGCGAACCACAGTGTTTTCCCCTCCGGAAAGTAGCAGACGCTGCTTTCGTGAAAATTTTTATCGACAAAGCTCAGTCATGAGTACTGAAAAAGTATTTTTCAGTACTCATGTACTTAATAACAGACACCCTTACTAGACACAGCACGGGCTAAACACCCCGCTACCAGGGCTTTTAATTCACTACTCTTGCTAATGAGTTGAATCTAAATCAATATTATAATAATTCTCATTCTCAAGCAATTAAGGTGTCAGCAATTACTTCCACGTCAATTTAGAGCGCAAATAATTCATGATGATTCTTTGACGGAATCTTATATAAAAAAATGTCGGCTCCTGGTAAGATACTGAGAATAGTTTTTAATAAACCTGGTGAAACAGCAGGGTAGTAAAGCTATTTACTATCAATAGGTGTGAGGAAAAAAATGCGGAAAGTATGGAAGTCTCTGCTGGCTGGTTCAGCAGTTGGCGGTGCAATGCTATTTTTAGGTGCAGCAGCCGTTGCGGGTGAAATTAGTGAGCCGCTTGTTGCAGCTGACCAAAAACAAGAGATTGAGAATTCCCCGCAACAACAGGTAATGTCCCAAGTTACCTCAGTATCTCAACTATCAGATGTGCAACCTACCGATTGGGCATTTCAAGCATTGCAATCGTTGGTAGAACGTTATGGTTGTATTGCAGGCTATCCCAACGGCACATTTCGGGGTAACCGCGCACTCACAAGATATGAGTTTGCTGCTGGTTTAAATGCTTGTCTCAATCGTGTGAATGAACTGATTGCGACTAGCACTGCGGAGTTAGTCACCAAAGAAGATTTAGCCACACTGCAAAGATTGCAAGAGAATTTCTCAGCAGAACTGGCGACCTTACGAGGTCGAGTAGATGCATTAGAAGCGAAAACTGCAGAGTTAGAAGCGAATCAATTTTCCACTACTTCCAAACTGCAAGGAGAAGTTGTGGCTGTAGTTAGCGATGTGTTCTCAGGTAGCCAAGTCAACGGTGAAGAAATCACAGACCAGAATACAACTTTAGGGGCACGGGCAAGAATCGAATTTGTGACTAGCTTCACAGGCAAAGATACACTGTTCACGAGAATTCAAGTAAATAATATTCTCAGCCCTAATATTGGCACACCAGAAGGTAGCTTGTTCTTTGCTGGGGAAGATGGTAATACGAATGCATTTATCGATGCCCTATATTACCAATTTCCTATTGGCGAAAAATTACAAGTAATTGCCTTAGCTAATGCTGGGGCGGCAGATGACATTACTGATACAATTAATCTCTTTGATGGGGATGGTAGCTTTGGTGCCTTATCTACATTTGGGACTCGCAACTCCATTTATTATCAGATGGATGGTGCTGGCTTAGGTATTAACTATGATTTTAGTGAGCAATTAGCATTGAGTTTGGGGTATTTAAGCAGTGCAGCTAATGATCCCACTCCTGGAAATGGTTTATTTAATGGTGCATATGGTGCTTTAGCCCAACTCACATTTAAACCAAGCGATCGCTTAAAGGTTGGCTTCACCTACATCAATGCTTACAATCAAGAATTGGGAACAGGAAGCAACCGCGCCAACGTAAGTTCGTTTCTCGGTGGAGTTGTGCAAAATCTCACAGGAAGTGAAGAAGCGATTCCTGTACCAACTATTAGTAATTCCTACGGCTTACAAGCGTCTTTCGCCCTCAGTGAAAAATTTGTGCTGGGTGGTTGGGTAGGATATACTAACACGCGTAACTTATCCACAGCCGGAGACATCATCAACCGAGGTAGTGTTGATATCTGGAACTGGGCTGTGACGTTAGGATTACCAGACTTGGGTAAAAAAGGCAACTTAGCAGGTTTCATCTTTGGTATGGAACCAAAGGTTACAAGTTCCAACGT contains the following coding sequences:
- a CDS encoding iron uptake porin codes for the protein MRKVWKSLLAGSAVGGAMLFLGAAAVAGEISEPLVAADQKQEIENSPQQQVMSQVTSVSQLSDVQPTDWAFQALQSLVERYGCIAGYPNGTFRGNRALTRYEFAAGLNACLNRVNELIATSTAELVTKEDLATLQRLQENFSAELATLRGRVDALEAKTAELEANQFSTTSKLQGEVVAVVSDVFSGSQVNGEEITDQNTTLGARARIEFVTSFTGKDTLFTRIQVNNILSPNIGTPEGSLFFAGEDGNTNAFIDALYYQFPIGEKLQVIALANAGAADDITDTINLFDGDGSFGALSTFGTRNSIYYQMDGAGLGINYDFSEQLALSLGYLSSAANDPTPGNGLFNGAYGALAQLTFKPSDRLKVGFTYINAYNQELGTGSNRANVSSFLGGVVQNLTGSEEAIPVPTISNSYGLQASFALSEKFVLGGWVGYTNTRNLSTAGDIINRGSVDIWNWAVTLGLPDLGKKGNLAGFIFGMEPKVTSSNVSGLEKDPSTSYHIEAFYQYKVSDNITITPGVIWLTAPDHNEQNDNVVIGALRTTFSF
- a CDS encoding metal ABC transporter permease; the encoded protein is MNLFTDCQITWLAVSDAQDLVKLLQFPFMQRAIAGAVMMGILGGLLGCFVTLRQLSFFSHAVGHAALVGVALGVLLQLNPTWMLLPFTLVFGVIVLYLIDKTDLASDSVLSIVLSGALAIGVILTSLIKGYRGNLMGVLFGDILAIDGTDLMLTLLLLLGSSIFLLSTLQQQILLTLNADVAQVQGIPVQLHRYGFVILLSLAVAVAIKAVGVLLVNAFLVIPAATAKLMSHHFSRFLILSVIIGSSSSVVGMIVSGLFNLASGPSIVLVQFLVFVAVFVWIKLTMKAA
- a CDS encoding dynamin family protein: MSEIGENQPPTRRERIAEILEKRKPLSQKIDQARNYVQELLSALSLLEDLIPEYRRLSASSENLKKIAINEIIVTKDIQSTLNSQLEHLFYLYERFSKPPLKIAVAGLPKEGKSTFIRAVTELREEVIPSSEELCTGASSTIYNHESTETYGEIEFYSSDVFLKEVIQPYYSELNLTDKPISLDAWKQPSFPIQDAVEQTKYKRLLAYYEKYSKYKNYLNQKPIKVAENNIRQYIAQVDINKQPIDIYRSVKNAIIYTKFPNHDVGQIALLDTPGLGELRSREEENLVEILRKSADIVICLILPRPNEFTYQARHTNFFSLMQKGIGQADKRCLLVLNDDGNNSQACQRLSQPDKLAEWTLTFAKVFVANCSKPEQVQSQVVDPTINYLAEKISSLDWDDTQHRFNSILEQCAQTSDILHRINVESSGNIDISSQKYRKLFEKDFVPKLSNAFKQMQQYFFNRQDISSVKKIVRDKVNALEFSIPSAPEIELRRTPKETYDKVFIEILGELRVQGWRHFQDLDIHLSPLVDELKKIVADEFHKIGLDRLSNREGSDFIENIYHLIPKTCPMLKLAFQMLKEFELAYFWLIRVKIYEGLEILDPRKNNLKPDSSNSSKPVTAELFYQALEASCISAKSKLLALLGGDATDDFSPNNAVLAALEEFIDLVFYASDEQGRGIVSGEWQDFLEPHKRKIWAEDFGKLEQEIELRDKLSNAVEQARNSITKLQRICNLEGVL
- a CDS encoding site-specific integrase is translated as MFSKTPTGRASKGSVSIINSNERLQLRFRYQGKRYYISTGLADTPANRKLAEMKASEIEKDILCERLDLTLEKYQAQSALSTITPITPIRKSQPQLDELWDKYSEFKKPQVSPSTYAKDFSKHRNHIAKLPTRSLDEASAIRDHLLSNLTPDAAKRCLTQLKACCNWAMDEGLIDTNPFATMKIKVPKGTSEEQDVNPFTKEERDLIISTFASDRYYSHYTNYVRFLFFTGCRPSEAVALKWRNITNSVIQFRESVVVSEDGLVLKEGLKTQRKRDFPINAEVKAILDEIRPEGDNPESLLFISPKGKFIDHHNFANRAWKSILDKCNVPYRKSYQTRHTFISLCVEAHINSTAIGRWTGTSAKMIDNHYGATNFTNLRPPELS
- a CDS encoding metal ABC transporter ATP-binding protein encodes the protein MTSPVLKVEGLTVYQGNYLALRDVSFELFPGTDTAIVGPNGAGKSTLVKAILNLIPHSNGYVEIFGQPIKNLGNLRQLLGYMPQNLIFDRSFPISVSELVGLGWMRTFRQKQKKGSLFKKLLRKEPDKSAAIAQALKRTDAYHLRNQAIGTLSGGQLKRVLLAYCLVTPRKLLVLDEAFAGVDVQGAADFYILLNELKQQEGWTILQVSHDIDMVSRHCDRILCLNQTVVCTGKPEIALSPQNLLATYGPGFSRYQHHH
- a CDS encoding metal ABC transporter substrate-binding protein; protein product: MLSIASGCNQSPANQQAASNVSPPAKKTKVVTTFLPMYLFTKAVAGDAAEVEILVPPGTEVHEYQAKPENVKAIATANVLVKNGLGLEEFLEQTVKNAQNPKLTEIDASKGIKPLAEISPIVSTGKEEKDHDHEHTEGNPHVWLDPVLAKQQVTNIRDGLIAADPKNKATYEANATAYIQKLDSLNSEFQQTLQKNPNCTFITFHDAFPYLAQRYNLKQLAVVEIPEDQLSPSDVQNAVNAVKKYKVKALFSEPGIDNKLLKSLSQDLKLNLQTLDSLENGETDPQHYFQAMKANLQNLSTACK